One window of the Nicotiana tabacum cultivar K326 chromosome 4, ASM71507v2, whole genome shotgun sequence genome contains the following:
- the LOC107812454 gene encoding uncharacterized protein LOC107812454 isoform X2, with the protein MDESYSNLPTSHLIGSVPAVVIEEKSTTNPQANLQIFPPNNGASTGNGYQTLGGTSEANGQQSANTWKGVFSVSSYTQYFNVDEDIVMNRLMSSLNPLSGDFFSKIDAYPDLYGLVWVSATLIFVISSLGNCATYLMHKRSDSSSSWSFDVNYVNVAAGSVYGYALLVPLGFYFLLQYLGSSASLIRFWCLWGYSLFVLTLSSFLLVIPIEFLRWTITILAGAASASFVAANLKMYIQSNDLTIVLVAAFVLQMGLTIFIKMWFFS; encoded by the exons ATGGACGAGTCTTACTCCAATCTTCCTACCAGCCATTTGATCGGCTCTGTCCCG GCCGTTGTCATTGAAGAAAAGAGCACCACTAACCCTCAAG CAAATTTGCAAATATTTCCTCCAAATAATGGTGCCAGTACAGGGAACGGTTATCAAACTCTCGGAGGAACTAGTG AGGCGAATGGGCAGCAATCAGCAAACACCTGGAAAGGAGTATTTAGTGTCTCATCTTATACACAGTATTTCAATGTAGATGAAGATATTGTCATGAACAGATTGATGAGTTCTTTGAATCCTCTTAGTGGAGATTTCTTCAGCAAGATTGATGCCTACCCTGATCT TTATGGGCTTGTCTGGGTGTCTGCTACTTTGATATTTGTCATTTCTTCCCTGGGAAATTGTGCTACTTACCTGATGCATAAAAGAAGTGATAGCAGCAGTTCTTGGTCATTTGATGTCAACTATGTGAACGTCGCGGCAGGCTCAGTTTATGGTTATGCACTGCTTGTGCCACTGGGGTTCTATTTCTTGCTTCAGTACTTGGGTTCTAGTGCTAGCCTCATACGCTTCTGGTGCTTGTGGGGATATTCCCTCTTTGTTTTGACTTTGAGCTCC TTTCTGTTGGTAATCCCGATCGAGTTTCTTAGGTGGACAATCACAATACTGGCTGGTGCTGCTTCAGCTAGCTTCGTTGCTGCAAATCTCAAAATGTATATACAGTCAAATGATCTCACGATTGTATTGGTTGCTGCTTTTGTCCTGCAAATGGGCCTGACAATCTTCATCAAGATGTGGTTTTTCTCTTAA
- the LOC107812454 gene encoding uncharacterized protein LOC107812454 isoform X1 produces the protein MDESYSNLPTSHLIGSVPAVVIEEKSTTNPQAPAANLQIFPPNNGASTGNGYQTLGGTSEANGQQSANTWKGVFSVSSYTQYFNVDEDIVMNRLMSSLNPLSGDFFSKIDAYPDLYGLVWVSATLIFVISSLGNCATYLMHKRSDSSSSWSFDVNYVNVAAGSVYGYALLVPLGFYFLLQYLGSSASLIRFWCLWGYSLFVLTLSSFLLVIPIEFLRWTITILAGAASASFVAANLKMYIQSNDLTIVLVAAFVLQMGLTIFIKMWFFS, from the exons ATGGACGAGTCTTACTCCAATCTTCCTACCAGCCATTTGATCGGCTCTGTCCCG GCCGTTGTCATTGAAGAAAAGAGCACCACTAACCCTCAAG CTCCTGCAGCAAATTTGCAAATATTTCCTCCAAATAATGGTGCCAGTACAGGGAACGGTTATCAAACTCTCGGAGGAACTAGTG AGGCGAATGGGCAGCAATCAGCAAACACCTGGAAAGGAGTATTTAGTGTCTCATCTTATACACAGTATTTCAATGTAGATGAAGATATTGTCATGAACAGATTGATGAGTTCTTTGAATCCTCTTAGTGGAGATTTCTTCAGCAAGATTGATGCCTACCCTGATCT TTATGGGCTTGTCTGGGTGTCTGCTACTTTGATATTTGTCATTTCTTCCCTGGGAAATTGTGCTACTTACCTGATGCATAAAAGAAGTGATAGCAGCAGTTCTTGGTCATTTGATGTCAACTATGTGAACGTCGCGGCAGGCTCAGTTTATGGTTATGCACTGCTTGTGCCACTGGGGTTCTATTTCTTGCTTCAGTACTTGGGTTCTAGTGCTAGCCTCATACGCTTCTGGTGCTTGTGGGGATATTCCCTCTTTGTTTTGACTTTGAGCTCC TTTCTGTTGGTAATCCCGATCGAGTTTCTTAGGTGGACAATCACAATACTGGCTGGTGCTGCTTCAGCTAGCTTCGTTGCTGCAAATCTCAAAATGTATATACAGTCAAATGATCTCACGATTGTATTGGTTGCTGCTTTTGTCCTGCAAATGGGCCTGACAATCTTCATCAAGATGTGGTTTTTCTCTTAA
- the LOC107812454 gene encoding uncharacterized protein LOC107812454 isoform X3, giving the protein MDESYSNLPTSHLIGSVPAVVIEEKSTTNPQEANGQQSANTWKGVFSVSSYTQYFNVDEDIVMNRLMSSLNPLSGDFFSKIDAYPDLYGLVWVSATLIFVISSLGNCATYLMHKRSDSSSSWSFDVNYVNVAAGSVYGYALLVPLGFYFLLQYLGSSASLIRFWCLWGYSLFVLTLSSFLLVIPIEFLRWTITILAGAASASFVAANLKMYIQSNDLTIVLVAAFVLQMGLTIFIKMWFFS; this is encoded by the exons ATGGACGAGTCTTACTCCAATCTTCCTACCAGCCATTTGATCGGCTCTGTCCCG GCCGTTGTCATTGAAGAAAAGAGCACCACTAACCCTCAAG AGGCGAATGGGCAGCAATCAGCAAACACCTGGAAAGGAGTATTTAGTGTCTCATCTTATACACAGTATTTCAATGTAGATGAAGATATTGTCATGAACAGATTGATGAGTTCTTTGAATCCTCTTAGTGGAGATTTCTTCAGCAAGATTGATGCCTACCCTGATCT TTATGGGCTTGTCTGGGTGTCTGCTACTTTGATATTTGTCATTTCTTCCCTGGGAAATTGTGCTACTTACCTGATGCATAAAAGAAGTGATAGCAGCAGTTCTTGGTCATTTGATGTCAACTATGTGAACGTCGCGGCAGGCTCAGTTTATGGTTATGCACTGCTTGTGCCACTGGGGTTCTATTTCTTGCTTCAGTACTTGGGTTCTAGTGCTAGCCTCATACGCTTCTGGTGCTTGTGGGGATATTCCCTCTTTGTTTTGACTTTGAGCTCC TTTCTGTTGGTAATCCCGATCGAGTTTCTTAGGTGGACAATCACAATACTGGCTGGTGCTGCTTCAGCTAGCTTCGTTGCTGCAAATCTCAAAATGTATATACAGTCAAATGATCTCACGATTGTATTGGTTGCTGCTTTTGTCCTGCAAATGGGCCTGACAATCTTCATCAAGATGTGGTTTTTCTCTTAA